TAGCGACTGCCTGCAACAGGAGAAGTTATTAAATGAACCTTAGCCATTCATACTACCTCCTGTATTTTTTTAAGGAGCGGTTCTGCAATTTTATTTATATTTCCTGCACCCAGGATAAGCACCACATCCCCTGATTTTAATTGTTTTACCAAGAAATCGGGAACTTCATACATATCACGAACAAGGAATACATGATTGGCTCCCTGCTCTTTAGCCGAATCTACAATCAAATCCGATGTTACACCATTGATAGGAGTTTCACGAGAAGCGTAAATATCTGTAATAACTGCCATATCGGCTTTTGATAAAACTTTTGCGAAATCTTCCGCAAAGAATTTTGTGCGACTATATAAATGTGGTTGAAAAACGACAATCCGTCGTTGGGGTTTTATCCACTGAAGAGCCTCCATAGTGCTGGCTATTTCCGTGGGATGATGAGCATAATCTTCAACAACAGCTATACCTTTTTCTTCTCCACAAAGTTGGAGTCTTCTTTTTACACCACTAAATTGCTGTAGCCCATCCGAAATTAATCCAAAACGCAACCCCAAACAAATACCCACAGCGCAAGCCCCTAAAGCATTACGAATATTATGAATACCTAATGTATGGATAGTCAATTCCCCCAATCTTCCCTTAACGCCTAATCGTTCATCCTGACTTATTACAGTAAATTTTGTTTTAATTCCAGCAAGAACATCGCGAATGGAATCTTTTTTTTCAGGGACTTCTATCTTAACATCCATTCCTCTCAGGGAACAATGCTCTTCTAACCCATAAGTTATACATACACTTTCAATCTCTGGAACAATGGATTTTATATTCGGGTCATCGCCACAAAGTATCGAATAGCCATAGAAAGGAACATCATTGCAAAAATCTATAAAGGCTTTTTTTATACGGTCTAATGTTCCATAATATTCCAGATGTTCTGCATCAATACTCGTAACTACGGCTATAGTCGGATGTAATCTCAAAAAAGAGCCGTCATGTTCATCTGCCTCTGCTACCAGATAATTCCCCGTTCCCCAACGAGCATTGGTTCCACTACGGTGTAATATTCCACCCACAATACTTGTAGCCCCGATGTTGGCATACTCTAAAAATGAGGCTATCATGGATGTAGTTGTAGTTTTACCATGCGTTCCACCTACTGCAATAGCATTGGGTTTCAGACGAATCAGGTCGGCAAGTAAGTCGCTACGATGAATTACAGGGATACCTAATTTCTTGGCTGTAATTATTTCAACATTATCATCTGAAACTGCGGCAGAACGAACAACTATGCCCACATTATTTATATGCTCAGGGGCGTGTCCTTCATAAAACTTTAATCCATAACTTATTAACCGTTCCACAATTTCAGAAGATTTTAAATCAGAACCAGAAACTTCATATCCGAGATTGAGCAGAATTTCAGCAAGACCGCTCATCCCGATGCCACCGACACCAATAAAATGTATTTTTCGTTTAACGCCATTCATTTTTAATATCCTAAAAATACTATATATAGAATACTATATATAGTATAAAAAAACAAGTTTCTTAGTCAATATTAATTAAAAAATTATAAATGCAAAAAAAATTCAGTATTCTTTCTTATGGATAATTTATATGTCTGTTGTATAAGGAATAATTTCCCATTCTCATAAATTATGTTGCTCTAAATTCTACAGGGATTGCATTACAATCTAATGTTTAATTTATTCACCTACAGAACATAGACAACAGATTTATTTTTTCTTTTCAAATTGTAGGGGCACAGCATGCTGTGTATTAATTCATTGCAAGGTTCTTGTAAAAAAATCCAAGAGGGCACAAAGGAATTTTTACTCAGAGGGAAACGAAACATGTTTCGCCCCTACATTGTGAACTTTTTGCAAAGTCTTTGTGTCCTCTGTGGTAAAAGAATTAACCACTCAAATATACCGGTAGATAGGATGCTTTCGCTGATACAAGGGTAATGATTTTTAAATGTGTAGAGACGAAAAATTTTTTGTCTCTACAATATAATTCCTTTTTAAAGGGTGTGAAATTAAATAACGAGGCGAGGATACTTAATCTATTTTATTGTGAATGTTTAACAAATTTTCGTCATTTGTTTTTGTTCGTGTCTATTCTCTAATTCGTGGTTATAATTTTTTTACCAATTAAATTCATTAGACAAAGAAGGAAAGTAGATTATGTTATGAGATATTTACTTTTTTTCTTCATTCTTATTCTTGGTTTGCTCTATAGTATCATGAAGAATCCAAAAGACATTGTGTTATTTAAGTATTGTTTTTGTTCAGGTTATTTATATGCATTGAGATTCTTTGATTAAAGGTAAATAGGGAATTTATGCATCTTGTGCTATTGTGTATTCCGGTATTACCCGTTCTTCAGGATATGCTTCCAGCCCCATTTCACTTTTATCAAGACCTATGTATTCTTCATTAGCGTCAACCCGTAGACCTAATATCGCACGAATAGTTAACCATGCAATAGTAGCAACACATAGAACAAAAGCACCAACAGATATAATACCTATGAATTGAACAAGTAAAGATTTGTAACCTCCTCCGTAAAATAATCCTTTCTCCACATCAAATAATCCAACGGATAAAGTTCCCCAGATACCATTAACTAAATGGACAGAAATCGCACCTACGGGGTCATCTATTTTTATACGGTCAAAGAACAAAACACTTTCGACAACAATAAAACCTGCAACAATACCAATGATAACACTTCCAAAAACACTTACACCGTCACATGGGGCTGTAATAGCCACCAGACCCGCTAAAGACCCGTTTATTATCATGGTTAAATCGGGTTTGCCTAATCGAACCCATGCATATAGACAAGAAGCGATTATTCCCGTACTTGCCGCCATTGCCGTTGTTAATGCTACATGGGCAATTTTAAGAGGATTCGCTTCCATTGTGCTACCGGGATTGAAGCCAAACCATCCTAACCATAAAATTAACGCTCCCAATGTCGCTAATGCCAGATTATGTCCGGGAATTGGGGAAATCTCACCTTTTTTTCCATACTTCCCTAAACGAGGACCCAATAACCAAGCTCCTACTAAAGCCGACCATCCACCAATAGAATGAACTACAGTAGAACCTGCAAAGTCCTTAAATCCGACATCCATAAAAGAACTAAGCCAACCACCGCCCCAAATCCAATGACCTGCAATGGGATAAATCACTCCAGAAATTACTACAGAAAACAAAAGAAATGCAGAAAAACGAATTCTTTCCGCTACGGCACCTGAAACAATAGTCGCAGCCGTCCCGCAAAAAACAACCTGGAAGAAAAACTTGGCTTCTAAGGGAACTCCTGTCCAATTTAAAGATTTATATACACCTTGATAGAAATCTCCCATAGTAGGGCTGTTATCTGCACCCAGCAGAAAAAAGCCAGATAGTCCAATAAAGGGATTTCCATCACCAAACATCAATGCAAAGCCAACTGCCCAAAAGCATACTAAAGTAATTCCAAAAACCACAAAATTTTTGGTGAGAATATTTACAGCATTTTTAGCCCTGCAAAATCCCGCTTCTACACAGGCAAACCCGGCATTCATCCAGAATACAAGAAAAGCCGTAATAAGAACCCAGAGTGTATCCAAAATTACCTTTTGTGAGATAACACCTTCTCCTCCATCTTCAGCATAACTCAGGCAAGGTAAAAGTGAAAGGATTAATAATAAACCCAAAAGGAACTTCATTTTCTTTTCCATTAGTCAACTCCTTAATTACAATAATTTTTAAATTAATAAATTAAATACAATTGGGTTGAAAATGGAATAACAATTTTCATGCCGAACACGAAAATAATTTTATATCTCATTGGAAAACAATAATTTATATAATATAAGAAATAATTTTGAAAAAAATATTGGATTTTAATATTACATTTATGTATTATTTTTTTGTATAATACAACTTTTTGGTGGATTTCATTAGAAGAACAATGTTTAGAGGGTTATTGAATGTTGGGGGCTTCCGTTTCTTCTAAAAGTTTTCTTGCAGATTCTATCTGGGCATGGGCACCGACAAGGACAAGCACATCATTTGCTTGTAGAACAAAATCTCCGGGTGGACTGGGTGTAGGATTTCCGGCTCGAACTATAGCAATAACAGAACAACCCGTTCTCTTTCTTAATTCTATCTCTGCAAGTGTTTTCCCAATGGCGAAACTCTTCTCACCCAAATAATATGTTTGCGTAGTAGTCCGTTCCAAAATTTTTATCATCTCTTCAATTCCTGCACGCGAACTGGCTTTTCCTCGTAACATAGCATAACCATCTACACGCACAGCGATAGTTTCTGCCTCAACGATATTATCGGGGACACCACATCGTTTTAAGATATGTGCAATCACTTCGATAGAGGTCTCAAAGTCTTCTGGAATGACCTGTTTTGCTCCCAATTTTTTCAAAGGTTCAATTTCATGAACGAACCGTGTTTTCACCAAGATATAAAGATGGGGGTATCTTGAAGCAATTTGTCCTACAATCTTTCGGCAAGCCATAGGGTCGTTCAATGCAATAACAACTGCCTGAGCAGTATCTAAATCAGCTTGATTCAAAATAGTTCTTTGTATCGCATCCCCAATAATTAATTTGTTAGGAGAAAGTTCTTTGGCTTTTCGAGCTAATTCTTTGTTCATCTCTATGACGACAAAAGGAATCCCTGTAGATTTCAAGACTTTGGACAGATTTTCTCCTGTTAAGCCAAATCCAATAATGACCACATGAGGGCCTATATGCTCTTGCTTATCTTCCTCTTCCTTTTCTGATGAAAGCCATTGTGTTAAAAGACGATTTAAGGGTTCAATATACAACAGGAAGAAACTCCCAAGAATCATTGTAATTGTAGTAATAGCTGTTACTCCATCTAAAATATCCGATGAGATATAATCTCCTTTAGAGAATTCGCGACAAATAATAAAACCGAATTCACTAAGAGGTAATAATTGAACAGCCACAAGGATTGAGAGACGTGATGGAATTCCTGCTATTTTTAGTGCTACTCCGTTTAATAAAAATCGGACAATTAATATGCCTATTACAAGGATTAAAAACATTGAGAAATGCGTAATAACCCATTCCAGAGGGAAAGCCATTCCTAAAGAAATAAAGAATAGTGCATAAATAACATCTTGAAAAGGTTGCACTTCCGCAACTAATTGATGACGCTCATCCGATTGTCCCACTAAAAGCCCAGCAATGCATGCCCCTAATCCAGCAGACCAACCTAAATAATGAGCCACTAACGCTCCTAAAATAGCGCAAAATAATGCAAAGAGAGTAAGTAAATCCAGTCCTCCACGATATGCTATATAAGACACGACACGGGGAATAACATTCCTGCCGGGTATAATACTTATAAGTATAAGAGAGCCTATTACCAGACCAAGTATTTTTCCTGTTATTCCACCTTGAGATGAAGAATCTGAAGATAAAAATGAAATCAATACAAGGAAAGCAAGGGTTGCGATATCCTGAAAGATTAACAGTGTAGTTGTTAGCAAACCGTATGCAGTTTCTACCTCCCCACGGTCTTGAAGGTATCGAATTACCACCGCTGTGCTACTAAGACATAGGATAAAACTCAAAACAATTATTTTTAATCCTACACCTAATTCCGTAAGCCCATAAAGAAACAGGGCAAAAACGACGAACGGAATGGCGATTTGTAAACCACCCGCTTTCAATAAGGTTCCTGCAGATTTCAAAAATAAAGAGTGGCTTAATTCGAGACCAATAATAAATAATAGAAGCACGGCACCCCAATCAATGAAATAAGGAACCCATATTTTTGAAAACAATCCTAATCCTGAGGGTCCTAATATCACCCCTGCAAGTATAAAGCCGATAATGGAAGGAAACCGAATAGCACGGAATAACAGGGCGATAAGCAACGCAGTGCCAAAAAGAATACCCAAATATATGAGAATAGATACATCCATAAATTTAACTTATAATACCAAATTTTCTAAAAAAAATCAGGGAGAGTAAAATCTCTCCCTGAGAATCTCCTAAAAAAAATTTTTTTCGAGCACAAATTTATATTTTTGCTCCTGCCTTTACCTGTGGGGATTTCTTAACGGAACCTGACTTTGTCTGTCCTGCCAATCGCAATTGTCTTTGTTCACTCTTCTCCTGCCAAATAAGCACAATAGGCGAAGCCACAAAGATAGAAGAGTAAGTTCCAATTACAATTCCTACAAGTAGTGCCAATGCAAAATCATGAATAGCAATACCACCAAATATAAACAATACTACTACAGTAAATAATGTAGTTAATGAAGTTAAAATAGTTCGACTTAATGTTTCGTTAATAGATATATTAAGTATATCCATATACTTATATCCTTTGCCTCGATATAACTTCATATTTTCACGAACACGGTCGAATATGACGATAGTGTCATTCAAAGAATACCCAATAATAGTCAGAATCGCCGCAATAACACCCATATCAATTTGCCGACGCAACACAGCAAAAGTTCCTAATGTAATTGACACATCATGCACCAAAGCAAGAACAGCAGCAACACCAAATTTAAGTTCGAATCGGAACCAGAGATACATAATAATGAAAATAAATGACCAGAAAATACATTTAATTGCGTCTGTTCTCAGCTGTGCCCCGACCGCGGGACCGACTGTCTGCTGGTCTTCAATTGCCACATCTTCGAACTTCCCACTCTTTGTAAGAGGCGCCAGGGCTTTTTGAATCATTCCTCCAATATCACCTCCATCTATGTTCTTGGACATAGAGGCTGTCAAAGGAGCCGTATTGACAGTTCCTTCTTCTTTTTCTGTTGGAGGTGTTGAAGTAGAGGTTATTCCTTTTATATCTGTTTCTGCAATACGAATCAAAAAGCGATTTCCTGCTTCCACATCTTCTTCACTGGTTAATTGAACAATGGCTTTCCCAAAACCACTTTTTGCTAATGCTTCACGCACGGCTCCGGGTTGTATAGGTTGCTCATTGTTTATTTGCACATTAATATTTGTTCCCTGAACAAAATCAACTCCAAGGTTCTCCTTGCCTCTCCATGCAAACACTGCCATACCTGCTACTATTAATATTCCACTAAATAAAAAAGCATAATATCTGAGTTGCAGGAATGGAATTTTGGGTTTCATCGGAATAACACTTAACATATACAATGATTTTACAATTCTTCGGTCTAATAAAAAGTCAAATAATGCATGACAGACAACTAATGCAGCGAAAACACTGGCACATACACCTACACTTAATGTTATAGCAAACCCTTCAATCGGTCCTGTACCAAATTGTAATAGTACTGCAGCAGCTATCAATGTTGTGATATTGGCGTCGAGAATGGTTACAGCAGACCTTGCGAAACCATTGCTTACGGCTGTGGCTAAAGCATGACCTAATTTTAATTCTTCCCGAATGCGTTCATAAATAAGCACATTAGCGTCCACAGCCATACCGATGGTCAAAATAAGACCTGCAACACCCGGTAGTGTAAGAGTCATCTCAAAATATGCCATCAAGGCAAGAATTATCAGGAAGTTAACAACAAGTCCAATAAGAGCAACAAGCCCTGCCCAGAGGTAATAAACGACCATAAACCCACTTACAATTATTAAAGATATAACTGCTGAGGTTATGCTTTTATTTACCGCATCAGCACCCAGACTTGCGCCAACAATACGCGTAAACTCTTCCTTGACGGGGACAAACATTGAACCGGAATTTAAGGCAATAGCCAGGTCTGTTGCTTCGGGTTGTTCAAAGTTTCCAGTAATCTCACCTCTTGTTGTAATACGGTCTCTAATGACGGGTGCTGAACAAACCATACCATCGAGAACAATTGCCATGGCTTTATTGATATTTTTCTCGGTAGCTTCACCAAAAAGAGCCCCTGCGGAATTATTAAACTCAAATAGAATTTTCCAATGAGGGGGATTATTCTGGTCAGGAATAGCCATAGCAGAACGCAACCCATCACCCGAAGCAATGGGTTTTCTATCTATATAATATAATTTATAAACTTGGTCTTCATAGGGTTTCAGGGGTTGACTGAACGCTAACATCTTATCCTCAGGGATAATTCCTTCCTTTTCACAGGCTTCAATCAAACGACGAACGCGGTCATAATTCTCAACGCGGACTGTAAAATGGTCTCCTTTTAATTTCGGGCGTTGAATAAAGGCATTAAATTCTTCCGGATATTTGTCTTTTATTTTCTGAAATACCTGAATAATATCCGACATTTCTGCTACGATATGGAAATTTAATTGGGCTGTTTTCTTCACAAGATTTTTCGCCCGTTCTACATTTTTTTCACCCGGTAATTGTATTTGAATCTGATTAGTACCCAATGCCTGAATAACAGGTTCTTTGGCTTCAAATTCATTCACTCTTCGCCGTATTTGCTGAAGAACAATTTCCTGCACTTCTTTCTCAATATTGGCATCTGTATAGCGACGGTCTCGATATTCCTGCAACCGTTCCGGTGGCAAATCTTTAATATCAAAGCGAAGTACCATGTGTACTCCACCTTGCAGGTCTAATCCAAGATTTATAACACGGTCCCGGTCAAACTCTGCCCATCTACGAATGGTTTTCCACAAATCTTCGGTATAACTATGTTTTTTCTTTGCCCATTCATCATCTTCTTGTCTCCACCTTTCCAGACGGGCTTGACGAGCCTCATCAGACAGGGTAAGCCAACCTATAGTCGGATATACCTGAACTATTGACCAGATAATAACAATCCAGATAATTAATGCACGATACGGAATATTCATGGACCTAATTTTGCTCCTTTTATTGTTTATTGTTATAGAATGTTTTTATTTATTATATGTTAAAAAAATTATTTCTTTTTATCGCCATTCGCCTTTGAAACAATTTGGGCTACTGCACCACGAATGAAATCTATTTCAACTTTATCATCTACACGAAGTGTTACTTTCTCCTCAGATAAATCTACAACCGTTCCATACATTCCACCTGTAGTTACAACTTTATCTCCTTTTGCCAATGAATTTAACATTTCGCGCCGTTCCTTTTCTCTTTTTTGTTGGGGACGAATCATCAAAAAATACATAATCGCAATGAATGCTAAAATCATCGGAAGCATACTACCCCACGGGCTGGGAGGAGTTGCCGTTGTTTGTTCTCCCGCACTTTGTGCTGTAGAGACTGCCTCCGATGGAACTGCTTCTTCCGTCTGTGCCAAAAGAAATCGCCACATAAAAATACCTTTCTTAGCGTTTGTTCGGTAAAGGGAAAAATAAGTAGCACAATATATAAATCTACTTACACCTTAACCTCTAATTCCCTATATTATACTTGGAAAAGAAGTCGTTATAAAAATCGAGGTATCGGTTTTCCCGAATAGCCTGACGAACTTTTTCAAATAATTTTAACATAAAATAGACATTGTGTAAAGTATTCAAACGGAATGCCAAAATTTCTTTTGCTCTGTAAAGATGGCTCAAATAAGCGCGTGTATAGCGTTTACATACAGGGCAATCACACTCTTCATCTATAGGAGTAAAATCGCGAACAAACCGTGCATTGCGTATATTCAATTTTCCATGAGAGGTAAAAAGGCAACCATTGCGAGCATTTCTCGTAGGCATAACACAGTCGAACATGTCTACGCCACAACGAACAGCCCATAATACATCTTCCGGTGCACCTACTCCCATTAAATATCTTGGTTTCCTTTCGGGTAATAAATTTGCGGAAATTTCTGTGATGGTATGTCTTTCTTCATCTGTTTCACCTACACTCACTCCACCAATAGCAAAACCGGGAAAATCAATCTCACACAATTCCTCCGCACATTTTTTTCGTAAATCTTCATAAACACTGCCTTGTAAAATTCCGAATAATTGGGAATAAGAACCCTCCTTCTGTTCTTTCCAGTAATCAAAACCTTTTCTCTCCCATACGATTGTTCTCCGCATAGATTTTTCTGCATCTTTATGGGATATAGGATAAGGTGTGCACTCATCAAAACTCATAATAATATCGGCACCAATATCCATCTGAAACTGAATCATCTTTTCGGGTGTGATATGATGTCGCGAACCATCAATATGACTCTGGAAAATAACGCCTTCGTTCGTAACTTTATTCAGGTGGGCTAAACTAAACAATTGAAATCCACCCGAGTCGGTTAAAATAGGCTTTTCCCAACTCATAAAAGGATGTATCCCCCCCGCAACAGATAAGGTTTCCAACCCCGGACGCAAATACAGATGATACGCATTACAAAGAATGATGGTTGTTCCTATCTCCTCTAATTCTTCCTGCGTTAATGCCTTTACAGATGCTTGCGTGCCTACAGGCATAAACACAGGAACCTCTACTACCCCATGTTCCAGATGTATTTTTCCTGTTCTTGCATTACAATTTTTATCTTTATGTTCTATCTGAAAAAACATTTTTTAACCTGATTCAATATATATTAATAAATATTCATAAAATTTCTAAAACATTTAAAAATATTTCTTTTTTATTTCCTCTCTTTGCCTGTCCAAAGGTATAATAGTGTAATAAAATAAAGGATAAAAAATCAATACGATGAATTGTTACTTTTTTTCCTTTTCTTCATTTTTGTAAAATATTAACTGAAAATATATTTTTAAGGAGATAATTATTATGAGTTCAATCCTCGATGCATTGAAAAAACTCGAGGAAGAAAAACAGCGACAGTTAAAACTACTCGAAAAAGAAGAGGAAGAGGAACAAGAACTTTCAGAACCTATTTCCATTTCTGCTATAGCAAAACCAGAAAAACCTATTCCACTTCAAGATACAGTCGCTCCTGTTATATCACCGAAATTACTTATTGGCGGGATAATTGTATTTGTTATTGTAATAAGTATTATCTCTATATCTGCGTCTTTATGGGTTGTAAAAACACAAATTGCAAAAAATACAATTCCATCTACTTCTGCAGAAGTAATGACATCGCAGCAAAAGCCAACGGAAACACCCCCTCCCATAAACCAACCCGAGAAAGAGGTATCGCCACCACAGGAAATACAATCAGAAAATAAAGAAACGCCATCTACTCCTTCGGTAACGGATAATACGGCAGATAATGCAAAAGAGAAAACAGTTGTATCCGAACCTCCTCCATCTCCACCTATTTCAAATTCATCAAATAAACAGGAAACAACAAAAACAGAACCACCGGGAAAAAAGCCTGAAGCATCTATCCCTGTGGAACAGCCTGCAATTGCGACGGAACCTCCTGTTCAAGTTGCTAAAAATATACCCCGGGAGACACCGGCTCCTGTTGTGGAGGAAGTTAAGAAAGAAACTCCACCACCCACCCCTCCTCCGGAAATTAAAGAAGATGTTCCAGCACAAACAAGCAAGGAAACTCCTTCTTTAGAAAGTTCTCCTTCTATTGCAAATGTTACCTCAAATAATGAAACAACGAATCCAACGGATTCTCAAAAGCCAATCGTTTCTCAACCTACGCCAGCACAAACAACAACTTCTACCTCTGTTGTGACAAAAGATTTAGAGCCACCACCTTCGTTAAAACCTGAACAATTTCAGCAGGTATTATCATTACCAAAACCAAATACAGAAGAAACCGTAGATATGACAAGGTTACCTGTATTGAGAACATCAGACAGGGCTCGTTTAGGTCTGGATGATATGAAACTCAATGTCCTCCGCGAAGCAGGACCGAAAAATCCACATGGTTTAGCCATTATCAATCTTACAAAAGTATATGTAGGTGAAATGATTCCCGGCACATCTGTTCGATTGCTGGATGTAAAGACACACGGAATTGCTATTGAAGTAGTGGGCACTGGCGAACGGTACTATGTGCCTCGTTAATATGAATAAAAATTTTAATTGCTAAAGGAGTAAAGGTATGTTCAAAAAAATGTTATTGTTGATTGTTATATCTTGTATTTTCGTGTCTTGTGGTCCCTCCCAAAAAGCACCCACCCCAGAACCCGGAAAAAAGACCTTAGAAATAGCAGTTATACCGAAATCATTTTCCCATCAGTTCTGGTTAACTGTTAAAGCGGGAGCAGAACAAGCAGGGAAAGAATTGGGAGTAAAAATTGTATGGCAGGGAACAGCCAAAGAGACAGAAATTGAACAACAAATTAATATCGTTCAGGACATGATAAATCGCGGAGTCTCTGCCATTGTTCTTGCTGCCAGTGATGCTAATGCCCTCATTGGAATTGTAGAGACAGCTGTTAATAAAGGTATTCCTGTAATAACCATAGATTCGGGTGTTAATTCGGATAAGCCTATGTCCTTTGTAGCAACGGATAATGTAGCGGGTGCCAAAATCGCAGCGCAAACCCTTGCAAAACTTATCGGTGAAGAAGGGGAAGTGGGTTTAATTCCTTTCGTTGCAGGAGCCGCTACTTCTGAAATGCGGGAACGCGGATTTAAAGAAGG
The nucleotide sequence above comes from Candidatus Hydrogenedens sp.. Encoded proteins:
- the amt gene encoding ammonium transporter, translated to MEKKMKFLLGLLLILSLLPCLSYAEDGGEGVISQKVILDTLWVLITAFLVFWMNAGFACVEAGFCRAKNAVNILTKNFVVFGITLVCFWAVGFALMFGDGNPFIGLSGFFLLGADNSPTMGDFYQGVYKSLNWTGVPLEAKFFFQVVFCGTAATIVSGAVAERIRFSAFLLFSVVISGVIYPIAGHWIWGGGWLSSFMDVGFKDFAGSTVVHSIGGWSALVGAWLLGPRLGKYGKKGEISPIPGHNLALATLGALILWLGWFGFNPGSTMEANPLKIAHVALTTAMAASTGIIASCLYAWVRLGKPDLTMIINGSLAGLVAITAPCDGVSVFGSVIIGIVAGFIVVESVLFFDRIKIDDPVGAISVHLVNGIWGTLSVGLFDVEKGLFYGGGYKSLLVQFIGIISVGAFVLCVATIAWLTIRAILGLRVDANEEYIGLDKSEMGLEAYPEERVIPEYTIAQDA
- the secD gene encoding protein translocase subunit SecD produces the protein MNIPYRALIIWIVIIWSIVQVYPTIGWLTLSDEARQARLERWRQEDDEWAKKKHSYTEDLWKTIRRWAEFDRDRVINLGLDLQGGVHMVLRFDIKDLPPERLQEYRDRRYTDANIEKEVQEIVLQQIRRRVNEFEAKEPVIQALGTNQIQIQLPGEKNVERAKNLVKKTAQLNFHIVAEMSDIIQVFQKIKDKYPEEFNAFIQRPKLKGDHFTVRVENYDRVRRLIEACEKEGIIPEDKMLAFSQPLKPYEDQVYKLYYIDRKPIASGDGLRSAMAIPDQNNPPHWKILFEFNNSAGALFGEATEKNINKAMAIVLDGMVCSAPVIRDRITTRGEITGNFEQPEATDLAIALNSGSMFVPVKEEFTRIVGASLGADAVNKSITSAVISLIIVSGFMVVYYLWAGLVALIGLVVNFLIILALMAYFEMTLTLPGVAGLILTIGMAVDANVLIYERIREELKLGHALATAVSNGFARSAVTILDANITTLIAAAVLLQFGTGPIEGFAITLSVGVCASVFAALVVCHALFDFLLDRRIVKSLYMLSVIPMKPKIPFLQLRYYAFLFSGILIVAGMAVFAWRGKENLGVDFVQGTNINVQINNEQPIQPGAVREALAKSGFGKAIVQLTSEEDVEAGNRFLIRIAETDIKGITSTSTPPTEKEEGTVNTAPLTASMSKNIDGGDIGGMIQKALAPLTKSGKFEDVAIEDQQTVGPAVGAQLRTDAIKCIFWSFIFIIMYLWFRFELKFGVAAVLALVHDVSITLGTFAVLRRQIDMGVIAAILTIIGYSLNDTIVIFDRVRENMKLYRGKGYKYMDILNISINETLSRTILTSLTTLFTVVVLFIFGGIAIHDFALALLVGIVIGTYSSIFVASPIVLIWQEKSEQRQLRLAGQTKSGSVKKSPQVKAGAKI
- the murC gene encoding UDP-N-acetylmuramate--L-alanine ligase codes for the protein MNGVKRKIHFIGVGGIGMSGLAEILLNLGYEVSGSDLKSSEIVERLISYGLKFYEGHAPEHINNVGIVVRSAAVSDDNVEIITAKKLGIPVIHRSDLLADLIRLKPNAIAVGGTHGKTTTTSMIASFLEYANIGATSIVGGILHRSGTNARWGTGNYLVAEADEHDGSFLRLHPTIAVVTSIDAEHLEYYGTLDRIKKAFIDFCNDVPFYGYSILCGDDPNIKSIVPEIESVCITYGLEEHCSLRGMDVKIEVPEKKDSIRDVLAGIKTKFTVISQDERLGVKGRLGELTIHTLGIHNIRNALGACAVGICLGLRFGLISDGLQQFSGVKRRLQLCGEEKGIAVVEDYAHHPTEIASTMEALQWIKPQRRIVVFQPHLYSRTKFFAEDFAKVLSKADMAVITDIYASRETPINGVTSDLIVDSAKEQGANHVFLVRDMYEVPDFLVKQLKSGDVVLILGAGNINKIAEPLLKKIQEVV
- the yajC gene encoding preprotein translocase subunit YajC; this encodes MLPMILAFIAIMYFLMIRPQQKREKERREMLNSLAKGDKVVTTGGMYGTVVDLSEEKVTLRVDDKVEIDFIRGAVAQIVSKANGDKKK
- the tgt gene encoding tRNA guanosine(34) transglycosylase Tgt; its protein translation is MFFQIEHKDKNCNARTGKIHLEHGVVEVPVFMPVGTQASVKALTQEELEEIGTTIILCNAYHLYLRPGLETLSVAGGIHPFMSWEKPILTDSGGFQLFSLAHLNKVTNEGVIFQSHIDGSRHHITPEKMIQFQMDIGADIIMSFDECTPYPISHKDAEKSMRRTIVWERKGFDYWKEQKEGSYSQLFGILQGSVYEDLRKKCAEELCEIDFPGFAIGGVSVGETDEERHTITEISANLLPERKPRYLMGVGAPEDVLWAVRCGVDMFDCVMPTRNARNGCLFTSHGKLNIRNARFVRDFTPIDEECDCPVCKRYTRAYLSHLYRAKEILAFRLNTLHNVYFMLKLFEKVRQAIRENRYLDFYNDFFSKYNIGN
- a CDS encoding cation:proton antiporter encodes the protein MDVSILIYLGILFGTALLIALLFRAIRFPSIIGFILAGVILGPSGLGLFSKIWVPYFIDWGAVLLLFIIGLELSHSLFLKSAGTLLKAGGLQIAIPFVVFALFLYGLTELGVGLKIIVLSFILCLSSTAVVIRYLQDRGEVETAYGLLTTTLLIFQDIATLAFLVLISFLSSDSSSQGGITGKILGLVIGSLILISIIPGRNVIPRVVSYIAYRGGLDLLTLFALFCAILGALVAHYLGWSAGLGACIAGLLVGQSDERHQLVAEVQPFQDVIYALFFISLGMAFPLEWVITHFSMFLILVIGILIVRFLLNGVALKIAGIPSRLSILVAVQLLPLSEFGFIICREFSKGDYISSDILDGVTAITTITMILGSFFLLYIEPLNRLLTQWLSSEKEEEDKQEHIGPHVVIIGFGLTGENLSKVLKSTGIPFVVIEMNKELARKAKELSPNKLIIGDAIQRTILNQADLDTAQAVVIALNDPMACRKIVGQIASRYPHLYILVKTRFVHEIEPLKKLGAKQVIPEDFETSIEVIAHILKRCGVPDNIVEAETIAVRVDGYAMLRGKASSRAGIEEMIKILERTTTQTYYLGEKSFAIGKTLAEIELRKRTGCSVIAIVRAGNPTPSPPGDFVLQANDVLVLVGAHAQIESARKLLEETEAPNIQ